The proteins below are encoded in one region of Triticum aestivum cultivar Chinese Spring chromosome 1B, IWGSC CS RefSeq v2.1, whole genome shotgun sequence:
- the LOC123128957 gene encoding probable inactive receptor-like protein kinase At3g56050: protein MGRPSCAAAALLLACLSFSLGTCSSDAQRGWVNNREEDARPADRRVVQEVHIREALPQPTRYRSKQSTTFPQWPPWPWAPAPTPTTSSPPLQGAGSPSSAPAPSPEVAKPLAVPPRDVEKPAHSITVPPTPATVAHGAAAVGETSTEAAGHAPTRRRIYVIAGAGASLLVAISAALFVLCYRSNKVVTVRPWATGLSGQLQKAFVTGVPALKRSELQAACEDFSNVIGCLSDYMMYKGTLSSGVEIAVISTTKKSGKEWSKHCETQFRKKITSLSRVNHKNFVNLLGYCQEEQPFTRMMVFEYAPNGTLFDHLHVREDGHLDWPTRLRVAVGIAYCLEHMHQLSPPEILKTLDTSTVYLTDDFAAKIADVFFCSDDASSTRAEMASLQSLLALSDRESVVYSYGMVLLEIMSGRFTASAGGLLEGWAASFLRGERQLRDVMDPDLSWNAPLHAETVNRLDGVIRSCTDREARRRPAMAEVARRLREITAMPPDAATPKVSPLWWAELEIISTEAT, encoded by the exons ATGGGGAGGCCGAGCTGCGCGGCGGCTGCGCTGCTGCTCGCTTGCCTCAGTTTCAGTCTTGGCACCTGCAGCTCCGATGCTCAGCGAG GATGGGTGAACAACCGGGAGGAAGATGCACGCCCCGCAGACCG GCGGGTAGTCCAAGAGGTACACATCCGAGAAGCTCTGCCACAACCAACCAGGTACAGGTCCAAGCAGTCCACAACGTTCCCGCAGTGGCCACCCTGGCCATGGGCACcggcaccgacgccgacgacgagtTCTCCGCCGTTGCAGGGTGCTGGATCCCCGTCAAGCGCCCCCGCACCGTCGCCGGAAGTCGCCAAGCCTCTGGCGGTGCCGCCTCGGGATGTCGAGAAGCCTGCGCACAGCATCAcggtgccaccgacgccagcgaCGGTGGCCCACGGCGCTGCGGCGGTCGGAGAAACGTCGACTGAGGCGGCGGGGCATGCTCCTACCAGGCGGCGTATCTATGTCATCGCCGGAGCAGGAGCTTCCCTCCTTGTGGCCATTTCAGCGGCACTGTTCGTCCTGTGCTACCGGTCCAATAAGGTGGTCACCGTCAGGCCGTGGGCCACCGGCCTCAGCGGGCAGCTGCAGAAAGCGTTCGTGACAG GCGTGCCGGCGCTCAAGAGGTCGGAGCTCCAGGCGGCCTGCGAAGATTTCAGCAACGTCATCGGCTGCCTGTCGGATTACATGATGTACAAGGGGACGCTGTCGAGCGGCGTCGAGATCGCCGTCATATCGACGACGAAGAAGTCCGGCAAGGAGTGGTCCAAGCACTGCGAAACACAGTTCAGGAAAAAG ATAACAAGCCTGTCCAGAGTTAACCACAAGAACTTTGTGAACCTGCTGGGCTACTGCCAGGAAGAGCAGCCATTCACAAGGATGATGGTGTTCGAGTATGCTCCCAACGGCACTCTCTTCGACCATCTccatg TGAGGGAAGACGGTCACCTGGACTGGCCGACCCGGCTGCGGGTGGCGGTGGGGATCGCCTACTGCCTGGAGCACATGCACCAGCTGAGCCCGCCGGAGATCCTGAAGACGCTCGACACGTCCACCGTGTACCTGACCGACGATTTCGCGGCCAAGATCGCAGACGTCTTCTTCTGCTCCGATGACGCCTCGTCGACAAGGGCGGAGATGGCGAGCCTGCAGTCCCTCCTGGCGCTGTCCGACAGGGAGAGCGTCGTGTACAGCTACGGCATGGTGCTGCTGGAGATCATGTCCGGCAGGTTCACGGCGTCGGCCGGCGGCCTGCTGGAGGGCTGGGCGGCGAGCTTCCTCCGTGGGGAGAGGCAGCTGAGGGACGTGATGGACCCTGACCTGAGCTGGAACGCGCCCCTCCATGCCGAGACCGTCAACAGGCTGGACGGTGTGATTCGGTCCTGCACCGAccgggaggcgaggcggcgaccCGCCATGGCAGAGGTGGCGAGGCGGCTGAGGGAGATCACGGCCATGCCGCCGGACGCCGCCACCCCCAAGGTGTCGCCCCTGTGGTGGGCGGAGCTGGAGATCATCTCCACCGAGGCCACCTGA
- the LOC123128945 gene encoding importin subunit beta-1, with protein sequence MDITQILLAAQSPDGNLRSAAEGNIKQFQEQNLPNFLLSLSVELSNDERPPESRRLAGIILKNSLDAKDSAKKELLIQQWVSLDPSIKLQIKESLLITLGSSVGDARQTSSQVIAKIASIEIPRREWQDLIAKLLSNMTQPGASAPLKQATLEALGYVCEEIPPEHLEQDQVNAVLTAVVQGMNQTELSSEVRLAAVKALYNALDFAESNFANEMERTFIMKVICDTAVSKEVEIRQAAFECLVAIASTYYVHLDPYMQTIFNLTANAVKGDEEPVALQAVEFWSTICEEEIELQEEYEGSDDANSTVNYRFIEKALPSLVPMLLETLLKQEEDQEQDDNAWNISMSGGTCLGLIARTVGDAIVPLVMPFVEANITKPDWRCREAATFAFGSILDGPSLEKLAPLVQAGLDFLLNTMNDPNSQVKDTTAWTLGRVFELLHSPCSTNPIISNANLPRIMAVLLESSKDVPNVAEKVCGAIYFLAQGYEDAEPASSLLTPYLPNVIAALLTAADRGDMTHVRLRASAYEALNEIVRVSNIPETSSIIGQLLQEIMRRLNLTFDHQIFSSGDKEKQSDLQALLCGVLQVIIQKLSSSDAKSIIAQTADQLMLLFLRVFACHSATVHEEAMLAIGALAYATGPDFVKYMPEFFKYLEAGLQNYEEYQVCSISVGVVGDICRALEDKILPFCDGIMTVLLKDLSNSQLNRSVKPPIFSCFGDIALAIGENFEKYLPYAMPMLQGAAELLVVLDQNDEDMVDYGNQLRRGIFEAYSGILQGIKGAKAQLMIPYAGHLLQFTEAVYKDRSRDESVTKAAVAVLGDLADTLGPISKDLFKSHLFHVEFLRECLDLDDEVRETASWTQGMINQAIVS encoded by the exons ATGGATATCACTCAGATTCTGCTAGCTGCTCAGTCTCCAGATGGCAACCTTCGCTCAGCAGCAGAAGGCAACATCAAGCAGTTCCAGGAGCAGAATCTTCCCAACTTCCTCCTATCCTTGTCAGTGGAGTTATCAAATGATGAAAGACCACCAGAATCTAGAAGACTTGCTGGTATTATCCTTAAGAATTCACTGGACGCAAAGGATTCTGCAAAGAAGGAGCTGCTGATTCAGCAATGGGTCAGCTTGGATCCGTCAATCAAATTGCAGATTAAGGAGTCATTGCTGATaacactaggatcttcggtgggTGATGCACGGCAGACATCATCACAAGTCATTGCAAAGATTGCATCCATTGAGATACCCCGTCGGGAATGGCAAGACCTCATTGCCAAATTATTGAGCAACATGACACAGCCTGGGGCCTCTGCGCCACTAAAGCAAGCAACTCTAGAAGCATTGGGGTATGTGTGTGAGGAGATTCCTCCTGAGCACTTGGAGCAGGATCAAGTGAACGCTGTTCTGACTGCTGTGGTTCAGGGGATGAACCAGACAGAGCTAAGCTCTGAAGTCCGTCTTGCAGCAGTTAAAGCTCTGTATAATGCTCTTGACTTTGCTGAGAGCAACTTTGCAAATGAGATGGAGAGGACCTTTATAATGAAGGTAATATGTGATACTGCTGTATCTAAGGAAGTGGAGATCAGACAGGCAGCCTTTGAATGCCTTGTGGCAATTGCATCCACATATTATGTGCACTTAGATCCTTATATGCAAACCATATTCAACCTGACAGCTAATGCTGTCAAAGGAGATGAGGAACCAGTTGCACTGCAGGCTGTTGAGTTCTGGAGTACTATTTGTGAGGAAGAGATTGAACTCCAAGAGGAATATGAGGGATCTGATGATGCTAACTCAACTGTAAATTATCGCTTCATTGAGAAGGCCCTCCCTTCACTTGTTCCAATGCTGCTAGAAACTCTGTTGAAGCAAGAGGAAGATCAAGAGCAAGATGATAATGCTTGGAACATTTCCATGAGTGGCGGAACATGCCTTGGACTCATTGCTAGAACTGTCGGTGATGCAATTGTCCCTCTTGTGATGCCATTTGTGGAAGCTAACATCACAAAGCCAGACTGGCGTTGTCGTGAGGCAGCCACTTTTGCATTTGGTTCTATCCTTGATGGCCCATCCCTTGAGAAACTTGCTCCCTTGGTACAGGCCGGACTTGATTTCTTGCTCAATACAATGAATGATCCAAACAGCCAGGTAAAAGACACCACTGCATGGACTCTTGGACGGGTATTTGAGCTTTTGCATTCTCCATGCAGTACTAATCCAATCATATCAAATGCAAACCTTCCTCGTATCATGGCTGTGTTGCTAGAGAGTAGCAAAGATGTTCCAAATGTGGCTGAGAAAGTCTGTGGAGCCATATATTTTCTTGCCCAAGGTTATGAAGATGCAGAGCCGGCCTCATCTTTGCTTACACCTTATCTTCCTAATGTTATTGCTGCACTCCTTACTGCTGCGGATCGTGGTGATATGACCCATGTGAGGCTTCGTGCATCTGCTTATGAAGCGCTGAATGAGATTGTAAGAGTCAGTAACATACCTGAAACTTCAAGCATTATAGGCCAGCTATTGCAGGAGATCATGAGAAGATTGAACCTGACATTTGATCACCAAATATTTTCATCAGGCGACAAGGAGAAGCAAAGCGATCTGCAGGCTTTGCTGTGTGGTGTACTGCAGGTCATTATCCAGAAACTGAGCAGCTCAGATGCGAAGTCCATAATTGCACAGACTGCTGATCAGCTGATGCTTCTGTTTCTCCGCGTCTTTGCCTGCCACAGTGCTACTGTACATGAAGAAGCAATGCTTGCCATTGGTGCTCTTGCTTACGCCACAGGTCCAGATTTTGTGAAATACATGCCTGAGTTTTTCAAGTACCTTGAGGCAGGCTTGCAGAATTATGAAGAATACCAAGTATGCTCCATCTCTGTAGGGGTGGTGGGTGATATTTGCCGTGCCTTGGAAGATAAAATTTTGCCCTTCTGTGATGGGATCATGACTGTGCTTCTCAAGGATCTCTCAAACTCACAGCTCAACAGGTCTGTCAAGCCTCCGATTTTCTCATGCTTTGGAGACATTGCTCTTGCCATCGGTGAGAATTTTGAGAAATACCTGCCGTATGCTATGCCAATGCTTCAAGGGGCAGCTGAGCTTCTTGTTGTTTTGGATCAAAATGATGAGGATATGGTTGATTATGGTAACCAGCTCAGACGGGGAATATTTGAGGCATACTCTGGCATACTACAGGGCATAAAGGGTGCAAAAGCTCAGCTGATGATACCTTATGCAGGCCATCTATTGCAGTTCACTGAAGCTGTCTACAAAGATCGGAGCAG GGATGAGAGCGTGACAAAAGCTGCAGTTGCTGTCCTGGGGGATCTTGCGGACACACTTGGGCCAATCTCGAAGGATCTGTTCAAGAGCCACCTCTTCCATGTTGAGTTCTTGAGGGAGTGCCTCGATCTGGATGATGAAGTCAGGGAGACGGCGTCATGGACCCAGGGGATGATAAACCAAGCGATAGTTTCCTAG